The Pseudofrankia inefficax genome window below encodes:
- a CDS encoding NYN domain-containing protein has product MSEPLPAEVRSQVVAFAADTLAGLEDAEVPASLVAVRRFTPARRPRQGAVPLAAAVEHDALFRGRVADWVRRTQPGLAEAITSADGPPAAAPPAAVAAVAFVLRPPGWEALVAAAADSSAQAAMSARADEASREVGRLTEALAAVQENGRAEHEQLREQLAASRAEIDDLRRRMRGSSERVRRAEQSAQDEIAAAVADRDAARVAVRTAEAESRRLRARVGELETALAAARREGRDARSLDDARLRVLLDTLMGAANGVRRELGLSSTVLRPADLCAPADGQPRDALAVVGASGRPEDDPTIIDAVLSVPGVHLIIDGYNVTKRGYGTLTLQAQRVRLLAGLGPLAGRASEAEITVVFDATAVASRPVGVTAPRGVRVLFSRLGELADEEIVRLVRAEPPGRPVAVVTSDREVAETCAAAGARAVPSAALLARLER; this is encoded by the coding sequence GTGAGTGAGCCGCTGCCGGCGGAGGTGCGTTCCCAGGTCGTCGCCTTCGCCGCCGACACACTGGCCGGCCTCGAGGATGCCGAGGTGCCGGCCAGCCTGGTCGCGGTGCGTCGGTTCACCCCCGCGCGGCGGCCCCGCCAGGGAGCGGTTCCGCTCGCGGCGGCGGTCGAGCACGACGCCCTCTTCCGTGGCCGGGTCGCCGACTGGGTCCGACGGACCCAGCCGGGCCTGGCCGAGGCGATCACCTCGGCCGACGGCCCGCCGGCCGCCGCGCCACCCGCCGCGGTGGCCGCCGTCGCCTTCGTGCTGCGCCCGCCCGGCTGGGAGGCCCTCGTCGCCGCGGCCGCCGACTCGTCCGCGCAGGCCGCCATGTCGGCCCGGGCCGACGAGGCGTCCCGCGAGGTCGGCCGGCTGACCGAGGCGTTGGCCGCCGTCCAGGAGAACGGCCGGGCCGAGCATGAGCAGCTGCGCGAGCAGCTGGCCGCCAGCCGGGCCGAGATCGACGACCTGCGCCGGCGAATGCGCGGCTCGTCCGAGCGTGTCCGGCGGGCGGAACAGTCCGCCCAGGACGAGATCGCTGCCGCGGTCGCCGACCGGGACGCGGCGCGCGTCGCGGTGCGGACCGCCGAGGCCGAGTCCCGCCGGCTGCGGGCCAGGGTCGGTGAGCTGGAGACGGCGCTCGCCGCGGCGCGCCGGGAGGGGCGCGACGCCCGCAGCCTCGACGACGCCCGCCTGCGGGTTCTGCTCGACACGCTGATGGGGGCCGCCAACGGCGTTCGGCGAGAGCTCGGCCTGTCGAGCACGGTGCTGCGTCCGGCCGACCTGTGCGCTCCCGCCGACGGCCAGCCGCGCGACGCACTGGCCGTCGTCGGCGCCAGTGGCCGCCCGGAGGACGACCCGACGATCATCGACGCGGTGCTGAGCGTGCCGGGCGTTCACCTGATCATCGACGGCTACAACGTGACCAAGCGCGGCTACGGGACGCTCACTCTCCAGGCCCAGCGGGTACGGCTGCTCGCCGGTCTCGGCCCGCTCGCCGGGCGCGCGTCGGAGGCCGAGATCACGGTGGTCTTCGACGCGACGGCGGTCGCCAGCCGGCCGGTCGGGGTGACCGCCCCCCGCGGCGTTCGGGTCCTGTTCAGCCGGCTCGGGGAGCTCGCCGACGAGGAGATCGTCCGCCTGGTACGGGCCGAGCCGCCCGGTCGGCCGGTCGCCGTGGTGACCTCCGACCGGGAGGTCGCCGAGACCTGCGCCGCCGCCGGCGCCCGAGCCGTTCCGTCGGCGGCCCTGCTTGCCCGCCTCGAGCGCTGA
- a CDS encoding glycosyltransferase family 4 protein, translating into MRVLVVTNDFPPRPGGIQAFVHNFASRLPAEDVVVYAPAWKGAEAFDAAQNFQVVRHGTSLMLPTVGVLNRAREIARAERCDALWFGAAAPLGLLGGRLRASTDIERVVASTHGHEVGWAALPGARQTLRQIGATTDVVTYLGDYTRGRIGPAFGPRPRLERLPSGVDAELFRPGVGRDEIRARHGLTGRRVVVCVSRLVPRKGQDMLIRALPRWRRRYPDTALLLVGGGPYRSDLGRLAREHDVADHVVFTGSVPWEELPAHYAAGDIFAMPCRSRLAGLEVEGLGIVYLEASATGLPVVAGDSGGAPDAVLDGRTGLVVDGRQLDDIADAVAGLLDDPARCRSMGAAGRAWVELTWRWDLLTKGLVELLTPTPEAG; encoded by the coding sequence ATGCGGGTGCTCGTGGTGACCAACGACTTTCCGCCTCGGCCGGGGGGCATCCAGGCGTTCGTGCACAACTTCGCGAGCCGGCTGCCCGCCGAGGACGTCGTCGTCTACGCACCCGCGTGGAAGGGGGCCGAGGCTTTCGACGCGGCGCAGAACTTCCAGGTCGTCCGGCATGGGACATCGTTGATGCTGCCGACGGTCGGTGTGCTGAACCGGGCCCGGGAGATCGCCAGGGCCGAGCGGTGCGACGCCCTCTGGTTCGGCGCGGCGGCCCCGCTCGGCCTGCTCGGCGGCCGGCTGCGCGCGTCGACCGACATCGAGCGGGTCGTCGCCAGCACCCACGGCCACGAGGTCGGCTGGGCCGCGCTCCCGGGAGCCCGCCAGACGCTGCGCCAGATCGGCGCGACCACGGACGTCGTCACCTACCTGGGCGACTACACCCGCGGCCGGATCGGCCCGGCGTTCGGCCCGCGCCCGCGGCTGGAGCGGCTGCCCAGCGGGGTCGACGCGGAGCTGTTCCGCCCCGGGGTCGGCCGGGACGAGATCCGGGCCCGCCACGGCCTGACCGGGCGCCGCGTCGTCGTCTGCGTCAGCCGCCTGGTGCCGCGCAAGGGCCAGGACATGCTGATCCGGGCGCTGCCCCGCTGGCGGCGGCGCTACCCGGACACGGCCCTGCTGCTCGTCGGCGGCGGGCCGTACCGGTCCGACCTCGGCCGGCTCGCCCGCGAGCACGACGTCGCCGACCACGTGGTGTTCACCGGCTCGGTGCCCTGGGAGGAACTGCCGGCGCACTACGCCGCGGGCGACATCTTCGCGATGCCCTGCCGGTCGCGGCTGGCCGGCCTGGAGGTCGAGGGGCTCGGGATCGTCTACCTGGAGGCGTCGGCCACCGGGCTGCCCGTCGTCGCCGGCGACAGCGGTGGCGCGCCCGACGCCGTCCTCGACGGCCGCACCGGTCTCGTCGTCGACGGCCGGCAGCTCGACGACATCGCCGACGCCGTCGCCGGGCTGCTCGACGACCCGGCCCGGTGCCGGTCGATGGGCGCGGCCGGCCGAGCCTGGGTCGAGCTGACCTGGCGCTGGGACCTGCTGACCAAGGGCCTGGTCGAGTTACTCACCCCGACCCCCGAGGCCGGCTGA
- a CDS encoding ROK family glucokinase, whose translation MSSSTDSGPTRSAASTAPPTRLAIGVDVGGTKVAAGVVDERGHILGSVRRPTPGHEPRLVADTIAEVVGELQVRHATGPATPIGIGAAGWLDRDGARVMFAPNLAGWRDEPLRDIISARLGRPVVVDNDANTMAWAEYRFGAGRGCTELCCVTVGTGIGSGLVLDGKVRHGAFGVGAEYGHMQVVPAGLPCGCGSQGCWEQYASGRALVRHAREITGSSPEAGRSLLALAGGDLARLTGPDVTAAAREGDPAAVKCFEEVGHWLGQGLASLASVLDPARFVIGGGVSDAGELLLGPARAQFRCALAGRGHRPEAEIVLAELGPDAGFVGAADLARAGTVGRA comes from the coding sequence GTGAGTAGTTCCACCGACTCCGGCCCCACCCGCTCCGCCGCTTCGACCGCCCCGCCGACACGACTCGCGATCGGGGTGGACGTCGGGGGGACGAAGGTCGCCGCCGGCGTCGTCGACGAGCGAGGTCACATCCTCGGCTCGGTGCGCCGGCCGACGCCGGGCCACGAGCCCCGGCTGGTCGCGGACACGATCGCCGAGGTCGTCGGCGAGCTGCAGGTCCGCCACGCCACCGGGCCGGCCACGCCGATCGGCATCGGCGCCGCCGGCTGGCTCGACCGGGACGGGGCGCGGGTGATGTTCGCGCCGAACCTCGCGGGCTGGCGGGACGAGCCGCTGCGCGACATCATCTCCGCCCGCCTCGGCCGGCCCGTGGTCGTCGACAACGACGCGAACACGATGGCGTGGGCCGAGTACCGGTTCGGGGCCGGCCGCGGCTGCACCGAGCTGTGCTGCGTCACCGTCGGCACCGGGATCGGCAGTGGGCTCGTGCTCGACGGGAAGGTGCGCCACGGCGCGTTCGGCGTCGGCGCCGAGTACGGCCACATGCAGGTGGTGCCGGCCGGCCTGCCGTGCGGCTGCGGCAGCCAGGGCTGCTGGGAGCAGTACGCCAGCGGGCGGGCGCTGGTCCGCCACGCCCGCGAGATCACCGGGAGCTCGCCGGAGGCCGGGCGCAGCCTGCTCGCGCTGGCCGGCGGTGACCTGGCCCGCCTGACCGGCCCGGACGTGACGGCGGCGGCTCGGGAGGGCGACCCGGCCGCGGTGAAGTGCTTCGAGGAGGTCGGCCACTGGCTCGGCCAGGGCCTGGCCAGCCTCGCCTCCGTCCTGGACCCGGCCCGGTTCGTCATCGGCGGCGGTGTCTCGGACGCCGGCGAGCTGCTGCTCGGCCCGGCCCGGGCCCAGTTCCGCTGCGCCCTCGCCGGCCGGGGCCACCGCCCCGAGGCCGAGATCGTCCTGGCCGAGCTGGGCCCCGACGCCGGTTTCGTGGGCGCCGCCGACCTGGCCCGCGCGGGCACCGTCGGCCGCGCCTGA
- a CDS encoding ArsA family ATPase: MHDASERPARPADDGQPASRSGRASERPARLTDDGLSAGRSGRAVLFTGKGGGGTTTVAAATATLAAQRGHRTLLVSFNPLGGLTATLDHPVAGEPVELEPGLFGQQVDLQGSFERRWDGLRPLLDVAWAHADIDPIEAEELAGLAGVGETLALLELRDQLASDRYDLVVVDAGPAADALRLLAFPETLSWYCRRLLPPDGRFVRWIRPSLARSARLATRFGHLAEPVYDVLTRLRATAADLREILTDPARTSVRLVLTPETASLAVTRQMFTALSLHGLPVDAVIANRVIGPGGGDVWRAGWAASHREQLEQIEAAFAPLPVLRAAYRGGEPVGLEELAAFGAAAYGSLDPAGVLGARAGVDGETPRVERTEDGYALSFGVPFATRGDVDLARMGDELVVTVGPHRRLLALPAALRRCDVSAAWLRDDRLVVSFVPDPDQWVRA, translated from the coding sequence GTGCACGATGCCTCTGAACGGCCTGCACGGCCGGCCGACGACGGCCAGCCTGCCAGCCGCTCCGGCCGGGCCTCCGAACGGCCCGCACGCCTGACCGACGACGGCCTGTCGGCCGGCCGCTCCGGCCGGGCCGTGCTGTTCACCGGCAAGGGCGGCGGCGGGACCACGACGGTGGCGGCCGCGACCGCCACGCTCGCCGCCCAGCGCGGCCACCGGACGTTGCTGGTCTCGTTCAACCCGCTCGGCGGGCTCACCGCCACGCTCGACCATCCGGTGGCCGGCGAGCCGGTCGAGCTGGAGCCGGGCCTGTTCGGCCAGCAGGTCGACCTGCAGGGCTCGTTCGAGCGGCGGTGGGATGGGCTGCGCCCGCTGCTGGACGTCGCCTGGGCGCACGCCGACATCGACCCGATCGAGGCCGAGGAGCTGGCGGGGCTGGCCGGCGTCGGCGAGACGCTCGCCCTGCTGGAGCTCCGCGACCAGCTCGCCTCCGACCGCTACGACCTGGTCGTCGTGGACGCCGGCCCGGCCGCCGACGCGCTGCGGCTGCTGGCGTTCCCCGAGACCCTCTCGTGGTACTGCCGGCGGCTGCTGCCGCCGGACGGCCGGTTCGTCCGCTGGATCCGGCCGTCGCTGGCCCGGTCCGCGCGGCTGGCGACCCGGTTCGGCCACCTGGCCGAGCCGGTCTACGACGTGCTGACCCGGCTGCGGGCCACCGCGGCCGACCTGCGCGAGATCCTCACCGACCCGGCGCGGACCAGCGTGCGCCTCGTCCTCACCCCGGAGACGGCCTCGCTCGCGGTCACCCGGCAGATGTTCACCGCCCTGTCCCTGCACGGCCTACCGGTGGACGCGGTGATCGCCAACCGGGTGATCGGGCCGGGCGGCGGCGACGTCTGGCGGGCCGGCTGGGCCGCGTCGCACCGCGAGCAGCTCGAGCAGATCGAGGCCGCGTTCGCGCCGCTTCCCGTGCTGCGCGCGGCCTACCGCGGCGGCGAGCCGGTCGGGCTGGAGGAACTGGCCGCGTTCGGGGCCGCCGCCTACGGCTCGCTCGACCCGGCCGGGGTGCTCGGCGCCCGCGCCGGTGTGGACGGCGAGACCCCCCGGGTGGAGCGGACCGAGGACGGCTACGCCCTGTCGTTCGGGGTCCCGTTCGCCACCCGCGGCGACGTGGACCTGGCCCGGATGGGCGATGAGCTGGTCGTCACGGTCGGCCCACACCGGCGGCTGCTGGCGCTGCCCGCGGCGCTGCGGCGCTGCGACGTGAGCGCCGCCTGGCTGCGTGACGACCGCCTGGTCGTGTCGTTCGTGCCCGACCCGGACCAGTGGGTCCGCGCATGA
- a CDS encoding SRPBCC family protein, which produces MADHASASIVINAKPTTVMATIADIANYPTWVGQIEQTEILEVGPDGRPTRARFRVNAVIAKDEFVTDYTWHGDDRVSWSLVEGEMMSAQDGSYTLRDVGDGQTEVTYDLTVELKVKIPGMLRRKIQGGIIDAALKDLKKHVES; this is translated from the coding sequence ATGGCCGACCACGCCAGCGCCTCGATCGTCATCAACGCCAAGCCCACGACGGTGATGGCGACGATCGCCGACATCGCGAACTACCCGACGTGGGTCGGTCAGATCGAGCAGACCGAGATCCTGGAGGTCGGGCCCGACGGCCGGCCGACCAGAGCCCGCTTCCGGGTGAACGCCGTGATCGCGAAGGACGAGTTCGTCACGGACTACACCTGGCACGGCGACGACCGGGTCTCCTGGTCACTCGTCGAGGGCGAGATGATGTCGGCCCAGGACGGCAGCTACACGCTGCGCGACGTCGGCGACGGGCAGACCGAGGTCACCTACGACCTCACCGTCGAGCTGAAGGTCAAGATCCCGGGGATGCTGCGGCGCAAGATCCAGGGCGGGATCATCGACGCCGCGCTCAAGGATCTCAAAAAGCACGTCGAGAGCTGA
- a CDS encoding metallophosphoesterase family protein, with translation MRVHVVSDVHGRADALPAAAEGADAFICLGDLVLFLDYHDHSRGIMSDLFGAEAVRHMIELRTAQRFDDARDWSRTLWAGVEGDRATIMEAAIRRQYAAMFAAFPTPTYLTYGNVDLPHLYPEYLRDGLTLLDGQTVEIGGLRFGFVGGGLRTPMRTPYEIDDDEFATKVAAVGAVDVLCCHIPPHVPELVYDVEAGRFERGSEAILEAIQETQPKYALFGHVHQPLVDSLYIGATRCVNVGHFNAHGTPFVLEW, from the coding sequence ATGCGGGTCCACGTGGTGAGCGACGTCCACGGAAGGGCCGACGCGCTGCCGGCCGCGGCCGAGGGTGCCGACGCGTTCATCTGCCTGGGCGACCTGGTGCTGTTCCTGGACTACCACGACCACAGCCGCGGGATCATGAGCGACCTCTTCGGGGCGGAGGCGGTCCGGCACATGATCGAGCTGCGGACCGCGCAGCGGTTCGACGACGCCAGGGACTGGTCGCGCACGCTGTGGGCCGGGGTCGAGGGCGACCGTGCCACGATCATGGAGGCGGCCATCCGCCGCCAGTACGCGGCGATGTTCGCCGCGTTCCCCACCCCGACCTATCTGACCTACGGCAACGTCGACCTGCCGCACCTCTACCCGGAGTACCTGCGCGACGGGCTGACCCTGCTCGACGGGCAGACCGTCGAGATCGGCGGGCTGCGGTTCGGCTTCGTCGGCGGCGGGCTGCGCACCCCGATGCGGACGCCGTACGAGATCGACGACGACGAGTTCGCCACGAAGGTGGCGGCGGTCGGCGCGGTCGACGTGCTGTGCTGCCACATCCCGCCGCACGTGCCCGAACTGGTGTACGACGTCGAGGCCGGCCGGTTCGAGCGCGGCAGCGAGGCCATCCTGGAAGCGATCCAGGAGACGCAGCCGAAGTACGCGCTGTTCGGCCACGTCCACCAACCGCTTGTCGACTCTTTGTATATTGGCGCGACGCGCTGCGTGAACGTAGGGCATTTCAACGCCCATGGCACGCCCTTCGTGTTGGAGTGGTAG
- a CDS encoding AMP-dependent synthetase/ligase: MREFTSPALVTVADDATLTDRVLGFAASQPDAPLIRHKVDGTFADLTAGQFVELVQAVAGGLVTHGVTPGSRVGIMSRTRYEWTVLDYAIWTAGAVTVPIYETSSAEQIAWILTDAEVGLVVAETPKLAALVAQVRDEAPALREVLVLDPAAGETGALETLRADGAAVPPAALAEARAGVRADSLATLIYTSGTTGRPKGCELSHRALLFDALSSIAMAPDVFTAGASTLLFLPLAHVFARLVQNIAIQSCLPIAYTSDTKTLLADLAQAKPSYVLAVPRVFEKVHAGARQKAHNEGKGKIFDAAEATAVAYSEALATPGGPGLVLRARHAVFDRLVYAKLRAALGGQVRNAVSGGAPLGERLAHFFRGIGVTILEGYGLTETSAAVTVNRPGNVRVGTVGQPLPGVTVRVADDGEVLVRGPLVFTAYHANETATKEALDADGYFHTGDMGSLDVDGFLRITGRKKEILVTAGGKNVAPAPLEHRLQTHPLISQAMVIGDRRPFIAALLTVDEEALPHWLAAHGRPRDTPASALVHDPELLADLQMAVDSANASVSHAEGIKKFSVLPADFTVETGELTPSLKVRRSLVMDRYASAVTEIYGTAEA, translated from the coding sequence GTGCGTGAGTTCACCTCACCAGCCCTGGTCACAGTGGCCGACGACGCGACGCTCACCGACCGGGTGCTCGGCTTCGCCGCCAGCCAGCCCGACGCGCCGCTGATCCGGCACAAGGTGGACGGCACGTTCGCCGACCTGACCGCCGGCCAGTTCGTCGAGCTGGTGCAAGCCGTGGCGGGCGGCCTCGTCACGCACGGAGTGACCCCCGGCAGCCGGGTCGGGATCATGAGCAGGACCCGGTACGAGTGGACCGTGCTGGACTACGCGATCTGGACCGCCGGCGCGGTGACGGTCCCGATCTACGAGACGTCCAGCGCCGAGCAGATCGCCTGGATCCTCACCGACGCCGAGGTCGGCCTCGTCGTCGCCGAGACGCCGAAGCTCGCGGCGCTGGTGGCCCAGGTGCGCGACGAGGCTCCGGCGCTGCGCGAGGTGCTCGTCCTCGACCCGGCGGCCGGCGAGACCGGTGCGCTGGAGACGCTGCGCGCCGACGGAGCGGCCGTCCCGCCCGCCGCGCTCGCCGAGGCGCGCGCCGGCGTGCGGGCCGACAGCCTCGCGACCCTCATCTACACCTCCGGCACGACCGGGCGGCCCAAGGGCTGCGAGCTTTCCCACCGGGCGCTGCTGTTCGACGCACTGTCCTCAATCGCGATGGCCCCCGACGTGTTCACCGCCGGGGCCTCCACGCTGCTGTTCCTGCCGCTCGCGCACGTCTTCGCGCGGCTGGTGCAGAACATCGCCATCCAGAGCTGCCTGCCGATCGCCTACACGTCCGACACGAAGACGCTGCTCGCCGACCTGGCCCAGGCGAAGCCGAGCTATGTGCTGGCGGTGCCGCGGGTCTTCGAGAAGGTGCACGCCGGCGCCCGGCAGAAGGCCCACAACGAGGGCAAGGGCAAGATCTTCGACGCCGCCGAGGCGACCGCCGTCGCCTACAGCGAGGCGCTCGCCACGCCGGGCGGGCCGGGGCTCGTGCTGCGGGCCCGCCACGCGGTGTTCGACCGGCTGGTCTACGCGAAGCTGCGCGCCGCGCTCGGCGGCCAGGTCCGCAACGCGGTGAGCGGCGGCGCCCCGCTCGGTGAGCGGCTGGCCCACTTCTTCCGCGGCATCGGCGTGACGATCCTCGAGGGCTACGGCCTGACCGAGACGTCGGCCGCCGTCACGGTCAACCGGCCGGGCAACGTCCGGGTCGGCACCGTCGGCCAGCCGCTGCCAGGGGTGACCGTCCGCGTCGCCGACGACGGCGAGGTGCTCGTGCGCGGCCCGCTCGTGTTCACCGCCTACCACGCGAACGAGACCGCCACCAAGGAGGCTCTCGACGCCGACGGCTACTTCCACACCGGCGACATGGGCAGCCTCGACGTCGACGGCTTCCTGCGGATCACCGGGCGCAAGAAGGAGATCCTGGTGACCGCCGGCGGCAAGAACGTCGCGCCGGCGCCCCTGGAGCACCGGCTGCAGACGCATCCGCTGATCAGCCAGGCGATGGTGATCGGCGACCGGCGCCCGTTCATCGCCGCGCTGCTCACCGTCGACGAGGAGGCGCTGCCGCACTGGCTGGCCGCGCACGGGCGGCCGCGGGACACCCCGGCGAGCGCGCTGGTCCACGACCCCGAGCTCCTGGCGGACCTGCAGATGGCGGTCGACTCCGCGAACGCGTCCGTCTCACACGCCGAGGGGATCAAGAAGTTCAGCGTGCTGCCGGCGGACTTCACCGTCGAGACCGGCGAGCTGACCCCGAGCCTGAAGGTGCGCCGCTCCCTCGTCATGGACAGGTACGCCTCGGCCGTCACCGAGATCTACGGGACCGCCGAGGCCTAG
- a CDS encoding lysophospholipid acyltransferase family protein, whose protein sequence is MFYWVVKVVLSPFLRTFWRPWIEGLEHVPAEGPAILASNHLSFLDSIFLPLMLPRRVTFLAKMDYFTQGGLKGRAKRMFFSGVGQLPIDRSGGKASDAALRSGVRVLSGGKLLGIYPEGTRSPDGRLYRGKVGVARMALEAKVLVVPVAMFGTFEVQPQGRTIPRIRRVGMRIGRPLDFSRYQDMADDRFVLRSITDEIMYELMQLSGQEYVDMYAQQAKDELAASRAAAAAAVAELSGTAAAPGSAAVPGRPGEPGKPKRTGAPRQADPARASATRESD, encoded by the coding sequence GTGTTCTACTGGGTCGTCAAGGTGGTCCTTTCACCGTTTCTGCGCACGTTCTGGCGCCCCTGGATCGAGGGACTGGAGCACGTGCCGGCGGAAGGGCCGGCGATCCTTGCCAGCAACCACCTGTCCTTCCTGGACTCGATCTTCCTGCCGCTGATGCTGCCGCGGCGGGTCACCTTCCTCGCGAAGATGGACTACTTCACCCAGGGCGGCCTCAAGGGCCGGGCGAAGCGGATGTTCTTCAGCGGCGTGGGCCAGCTGCCGATCGACCGCAGCGGCGGTAAGGCCAGCGACGCGGCGCTGCGCTCCGGCGTGCGCGTGCTCTCCGGCGGGAAGCTGCTCGGGATCTACCCCGAGGGCACCCGCTCGCCGGACGGGCGGCTCTACCGGGGCAAGGTCGGCGTCGCCCGGATGGCGCTGGAGGCCAAGGTGCTGGTCGTCCCGGTGGCCATGTTCGGGACGTTCGAGGTCCAGCCGCAGGGCCGCACGATCCCGCGGATTCGCCGGGTCGGCATGCGGATCGGCCGGCCGCTGGACTTCAGCCGCTACCAGGACATGGCCGACGACCGCTTCGTGCTGCGCTCGATCACCGACGAGATCATGTACGAGCTGATGCAGCTGTCCGGCCAGGAGTACGTCGACATGTACGCCCAGCAGGCCAAGGACGAGCTCGCCGCGTCCCGTGCCGCCGCCGCGGCGGCCGTCGCCGAACTGTCCGGCACCGCCGCGGCGCCCGGCTCGGCCGCGGTGCCCGGACGTCCGGGCGAACCGGGGAAGCCGAAGCGGACCGGCGCCCCCAGGCAGGCCGACCCCGCCCGGGCCAGCGCCACCCGTGAGTCCGACTGA
- a CDS encoding alpha/beta hydrolase → MAAADRGRGAGAPAGAPLLPGAAPFELGAGGPVGVLLVHGFTGTPQSLRQWGDFLAAAGLTVRCPLLPGHGTRWQDMAQTGWRDWYGAVDEAFGDLRARCDQVFVMGLSMGGTLTLRLAEERGAEVAGAVTVNPSLGTDRRVARLAPLIARVRPSIPGIASDIKATGAREVGYDRVPVRAFVSLMELWKVTLPDLPRIVSPVLTFRSVIDHVVEPSSGRLLLAGMTAAPVTERLLPDSYHVATLDNDRQAIFEGSLEFLRAHAAAPAPGAAAAPGVADVDV, encoded by the coding sequence ATGGCTGCTGCCGACCGGGGCCGTGGCGCGGGAGCGCCGGCGGGTGCCCCCCTGTTGCCCGGTGCCGCGCCCTTCGAGCTGGGAGCCGGCGGCCCCGTCGGGGTGCTGCTGGTGCACGGCTTCACCGGAACGCCCCAGAGCCTGCGGCAGTGGGGCGACTTCCTCGCGGCCGCCGGGCTCACGGTGCGCTGCCCGCTGCTGCCCGGCCACGGCACCCGCTGGCAGGACATGGCCCAGACCGGCTGGCGCGACTGGTACGGCGCGGTCGACGAGGCGTTCGGCGACCTGCGCGCCCGCTGCGACCAGGTGTTCGTGATGGGCCTGTCGATGGGCGGCACGCTGACGCTGCGGCTGGCCGAGGAGCGTGGCGCGGAGGTGGCCGGCGCCGTCACCGTGAACCCCAGCCTCGGCACCGACCGGCGGGTCGCGCGGCTCGCCCCGCTGATCGCCCGGGTGCGCCCGTCGATCCCCGGCATCGCCAGCGACATCAAGGCGACCGGTGCCCGCGAGGTCGGCTATGACCGGGTGCCGGTCCGGGCGTTCGTGTCGCTCATGGAGCTGTGGAAGGTCACCCTGCCGGACCTGCCCCGGATCGTCAGCCCGGTGCTGACCTTCCGCAGCGTCATCGACCACGTCGTCGAGCCCAGCTCCGGGCGTCTGCTGCTCGCCGGGATGACCGCGGCGCCCGTCACCGAACGGCTGCTGCCGGACAGCTACCACGTCGCCACCCTCGACAACGACCGGCAGGCGATCTTCGAGGGCAGCCTGGAGTTCCTCCGCGCCCACGCCGCCGCGCCGGCTCCTGGCGCCGCGGCCGCGCCCGGGGTCGCTGACGTCGATGTCTGA
- a CDS encoding DUF308 domain-containing protein: MSDPSDPRPADGSADQPADDDVFAELVAHFHDEPAASVWPDAENVGRAAEPPDGPTGDADEAGDDGDAGDASGDGGPRAGTDRDRLDEAIGRTLFVVGPPPAAGTSGGGAVSEEDDHYVPPPPPRAPWPRPLTWVAVAAIVLGVVVLAVPALVAQATSSTTQEVLGVLLILGGVGGLVARMGERPPTDDDNWPDDGAVL; encoded by the coding sequence ATGTCTGATCCCTCGGATCCCCGCCCGGCCGACGGCTCCGCCGACCAGCCGGCCGACGACGACGTCTTCGCCGAGCTGGTCGCGCACTTCCACGACGAGCCCGCCGCGAGCGTCTGGCCGGACGCCGAGAACGTGGGCCGCGCCGCCGAGCCGCCCGACGGGCCAACCGGGGACGCCGACGAAGCCGGGGACGACGGTGACGCCGGGGACGCGAGCGGGGACGGCGGGCCGCGGGCCGGCACCGACCGGGACCGCCTCGACGAGGCCATCGGGCGCACCCTGTTCGTGGTCGGCCCCCCGCCGGCGGCGGGCACCTCCGGCGGCGGCGCGGTCAGCGAGGAGGACGACCACTACGTCCCGCCTCCGCCGCCGCGGGCGCCGTGGCCGCGGCCGCTCACCTGGGTCGCGGTCGCCGCGATCGTGCTCGGGGTCGTCGTGCTCGCCGTGCCCGCGCTGGTCGCCCAGGCGACCAGCAGCACCACCCAGGAGGTTCTGGGCGTCCTGCTCATCCTGGGCGGCGTCGGTGGCCTGGTCGCGCGGATGGGGGAGCGGCCACCGACCGACGACGACAACTGGCCGGACGACGGCGCGGTCCTCTGA
- a CDS encoding polyadenylate-specific 3'-exoribonuclease AS, translating into MRGVRYFYDTEFIERMDGGHHWLDLVSIGVVSEDGDREYYAVSTEFDPSRAGQWVRRNVLDQLPAPSAPVWRSRAQIKDELVAFLTADGDPELWAWYGAYDHVVLCQLFGMMPALPPEFPRFTRDLRQLWEETGRPKLPSPPAGAHDALVDARHNLARWQVLAPLRARRVP; encoded by the coding sequence GTGCGTGGCGTCCGGTACTTCTACGACACCGAGTTCATCGAGCGGATGGACGGCGGGCATCACTGGCTCGACCTGGTGAGCATCGGGGTGGTGAGCGAGGACGGAGACCGCGAGTACTACGCGGTCTCCACCGAGTTCGACCCGTCCCGGGCCGGCCAGTGGGTGCGCCGCAACGTGCTCGACCAGCTGCCGGCGCCGTCCGCCCCGGTGTGGCGCTCGCGTGCCCAGATCAAGGACGAGCTTGTCGCGTTCCTCACCGCGGACGGCGACCCGGAGCTGTGGGCCTGGTACGGCGCCTACGACCACGTGGTGCTCTGCCAGCTGTTCGGGATGATGCCGGCGCTGCCGCCCGAGTTCCCCCGGTTCACCCGGGACCTGCGCCAGCTGTGGGAGGAGACCGGCCGGCCCAAACTGCCCTCCCCACCGGCCGGCGCGCACGACGCCCTGGTCGACGCCCGGCACAACCTGGCCCGCTGGCAGGTCCTCGCCCCGCTGCGCGCCCGCCGGGTGCCGTAG